A section of the Roseivirga sp. BDSF3-8 genome encodes:
- the tnpA gene encoding IS200/IS605 family transposase — protein sequence MSKYRKLSHSFYYCVYHVVWTPKYRHRILRDIVADTLENKIKTICEWKEVKVEELNIQPDHVHLVCSIPPKLSVSDFMGILKGKTAIMMFKNFKSLRRKPYWGNHFWSRGYFVSTVGIDEEKIKRYVKYQEKEDKKEDGDIDIPLFDN from the coding sequence ATGAGCAAGTATCGTAAGCTATCGCATAGCTTTTACTATTGTGTCTATCATGTAGTATGGACCCCGAAGTACCGCCACCGTATACTTCGTGATATTGTTGCAGATACGTTGGAGAATAAGATAAAGACGATATGTGAATGGAAGGAGGTCAAGGTAGAAGAGTTGAACATTCAGCCAGATCACGTTCATTTGGTATGTAGTATACCTCCGAAACTTAGTGTATCAGACTTCATGGGTATTCTCAAGGGTAAGACAGCGATCATGATGTTTAAGAACTTCAAGAGTCTTCGCAGAAAACCCTATTGGGGCAATCATTTTTGGTCACGAGGCTATTTTGTAAGTACGGTAGGCATAGATGAAGAAAAGATAAAGCGGTATGTTAAGTATCAGGAGAAGGAAGATAAGAAAGAGGATGGGGATATAGATATCCCGCTATTCGATAACTGA
- a CDS encoding haloacid dehalogenase type II: protein MDKPVCFFDVNETLLDLSELRGSLKKNGGFSDETVSRWFTTLLHYSLVMTAGGRYADFGDIGAETLRMVAEEQGIKLSEAEAKEWLKPIRSLSPHADVQEGLAGLKKNGYRLVALTNGGRETLESQMGYAGLTASFDALLSVEGVEKFKPNREVYAWAAEQAGVGAAQCLMVAAHPWDIAGAAWAGWHTCYVQRSKTRPYGLAGAPDITVETLLELPDGLRALSRA, encoded by the coding sequence ATGGATAAACCTGTGTGCTTTTTTGATGTAAACGAGACACTGCTGGACCTCTCTGAGTTAAGAGGATCTCTGAAGAAGAACGGCGGTTTTTCGGATGAAACGGTGAGCAGATGGTTTACGACTCTCCTGCACTACTCACTAGTAATGACAGCCGGTGGCCGGTATGCAGACTTTGGCGATATAGGGGCGGAAACGCTGAGAATGGTGGCAGAAGAACAGGGAATAAAATTATCTGAGGCAGAGGCTAAGGAATGGCTGAAGCCTATTCGCAGCCTGTCCCCACATGCTGATGTACAGGAAGGGCTGGCGGGCCTAAAGAAAAACGGCTACCGGCTGGTCGCCCTTACGAATGGCGGGCGGGAGACCCTGGAAAGCCAGATGGGGTATGCGGGGCTCACGGCCAGCTTTGATGCGTTACTCAGCGTGGAGGGCGTGGAGAAGTTTAAACCAAACAGGGAGGTGTATGCCTGGGCGGCGGAGCAGGCAGGTGTGGGGGCTGCTCAATGCCTGATGGTAGCCGCTCACCCCTGGGACATAGCGGGTGCGGCCTGGGCAGGCTGGCATACGTGCTATGTACAGCGAAGCAAGACGCGGCCCTACGGATTGGCAGGCGCACCGGATATTACAGTAGAAACGCTGCTGGAACTACCAGACGGCCTGCGCGCGCTAAGCAGGGCCTAG
- a CDS encoding permease prefix domain 2-containing transporter, with amino-acid sequence MNTNRTPRHTPPRWATSLLRWYCDEDMLEEIQGDLEEAFSDRLHTHGLAYARRRYIQDVLTFIKPSVIQKFRIHKQYPPMFRNYLRIGLRSLLRKKYYALINSIGLILGLCCVCLAFLYLRHELSYDTFHEKSERTYRLSYGYRDQLYSCLPFDGFYGSTPEQQQQVRDEIKRLDGVEAVTHFVTSYSAITNARETNYVTLSDGKQFIEDQILYTNRGGEFTRIFDWPLIAGGKNALSQPYTAVISTTLADTYLAPAGDYASLIGQRITLDSVDLQVTGIMQDLPSYSHVSFRLAVNLPRIPAWGAYTYLTLQPGASVEETRKRINEVYLRMNPEAKDDLLDRGRILTALEDIHLQSDMLYELQPPGDVRYLYLFALAGLIILFITITNYTNLSVAMYAGRQKEVGLRKVMGAARIDVAGQFLFEAVLLTLICLPFALALLSLVLPLFNHLMGMELTNDFVRSLPLFISLFALCCITGLLSGAYPSLTLAGKKMSRLFHDTVSTSGRAMSLRQSLVGFQLILIIALSSGAWFIHQQMQYIAQKDLGFDEQHVLYFPVEGLSIYEPLRQKLLQSPAIQHVGTGSLPGREMFNQTTYTLDDREEVFSDGTNLYMDLGLVRLLGIDHPALEQLEQGKEEVMIVNQTAAAKLAALLPGQSAAAAIPGHTLVLEPEYVNEEGEAGLPFTIDGVIKDFHFFTLRDRITPMFLQVRFNASWSYNVVVRTTGEDFSTTLDYIESSFREVSPDVPFQVAYMDDRIAGLYKKERQISNLTTSLSLVAISLSVLGLLGLVSFMTYRRQNEISIRKVFGANVREILLLINREFIYLVGIATLIAAPLAWFGINAWLQHFAYHIQPGWEIIMLAGGIALLVVMALVSLQSLRTARRNPASVLRQE; translated from the coding sequence ATGAATACCAACCGCACCCCCCGCCATACACCTCCCCGCTGGGCCACCAGCCTGCTTCGATGGTATTGCGATGAGGACATGCTCGAAGAGATACAGGGCGACCTCGAAGAGGCATTTTCTGATCGCCTCCACACCCATGGCCTGGCTTATGCCCGCCGTAGATACATACAGGACGTACTTACCTTTATTAAACCCTCCGTCATCCAAAAATTCCGTATCCACAAACAGTACCCCCCCATGTTCAGAAATTACCTTCGTATCGGCCTCCGCAGTTTATTGCGTAAAAAATATTATGCCCTCATCAATAGCATAGGCCTCATACTCGGGCTCTGCTGTGTTTGTCTTGCCTTCCTTTACCTCAGGCATGAGCTCAGCTACGATACCTTTCATGAAAAGTCAGAACGGACCTATCGCCTTTCCTACGGCTACCGTGATCAGCTATATTCATGCCTCCCCTTCGATGGCTTCTATGGTTCCACCCCGGAACAACAGCAACAGGTACGCGACGAAATAAAACGCCTGGATGGCGTAGAGGCCGTTACCCACTTTGTTACCTCCTATAGCGCCATCACTAACGCCCGGGAAACAAACTACGTCACCCTTTCTGATGGTAAGCAGTTTATAGAAGACCAGATACTCTATACCAACCGCGGTGGGGAGTTCACCCGGATATTTGACTGGCCCCTCATAGCAGGGGGCAAAAACGCCCTCAGTCAGCCTTACACCGCCGTGATCAGCACCACCCTCGCCGATACATACCTTGCCCCCGCCGGTGACTATGCCAGCCTTATCGGTCAGCGTATTACCCTTGACTCTGTAGACCTGCAGGTGACCGGTATCATGCAGGACCTGCCCTCATACTCCCACGTCAGCTTCCGCCTCGCTGTAAACCTGCCCCGCATCCCCGCCTGGGGAGCCTACACCTACCTCACCCTGCAACCCGGAGCCAGTGTGGAGGAGACCCGCAAGCGTATAAACGAGGTATACCTGCGCATGAATCCAGAGGCAAAAGACGACCTCCTCGACCGCGGAAGGATCCTCACCGCCCTGGAAGACATACACCTGCAAAGCGACATGCTCTATGAATTACAGCCGCCCGGTGATGTGCGTTACCTCTACCTCTTTGCCCTGGCCGGCCTTATCATACTCTTCATCACCATCACCAACTATACCAACCTCTCTGTAGCCATGTATGCCGGACGGCAAAAGGAAGTAGGCCTGCGCAAGGTTATGGGCGCTGCCCGCATAGATGTCGCCGGACAGTTCCTGTTTGAGGCCGTGCTCCTCACCCTTATTTGCCTCCCTTTTGCCCTGGCACTGCTTAGCCTCGTGCTGCCCCTCTTCAATCACCTGATGGGCATGGAGCTAACCAATGATTTTGTCAGGAGCCTGCCTCTCTTTATCAGCCTGTTCGCCCTTTGCTGCATCACAGGCCTCCTATCCGGAGCTTACCCTTCCCTCACCCTTGCCGGAAAGAAGATGTCCCGCCTGTTTCACGATACCGTCAGTACCTCCGGGCGTGCTATGAGCCTCCGCCAGTCCCTCGTAGGGTTTCAGCTCATTCTCATCATCGCCCTCAGCAGCGGCGCATGGTTCATTCATCAGCAAATGCAATACATAGCTCAAAAAGACCTGGGGTTTGACGAACAGCATGTGCTCTACTTTCCTGTGGAAGGCCTCAGCATATATGAGCCCCTTAGGCAGAAGCTCCTGCAGTCACCCGCCATACAGCACGTAGGTACCGGCTCACTGCCCGGCCGTGAGATGTTCAACCAGACCACTTATACCCTTGATGACAGGGAGGAGGTATTCAGCGATGGCACCAACCTCTACATGGACCTTGGCCTGGTAAGGCTGCTCGGCATCGATCACCCCGCCCTGGAGCAACTGGAGCAGGGTAAAGAAGAAGTGATGATCGTAAACCAGACAGCCGCTGCAAAACTGGCTGCCCTCTTACCCGGCCAATCCGCGGCTGCCGCTATTCCCGGACATACCCTTGTCCTTGAGCCCGAATATGTCAATGAAGAGGGAGAGGCCGGCCTCCCCTTCACCATCGACGGCGTCATTAAAGACTTTCACTTCTTTACCCTGCGTGACCGTATCACCCCCATGTTTCTGCAGGTGCGATTCAATGCCTCCTGGAGTTACAATGTGGTAGTAAGAACCACCGGGGAGGATTTTTCCACCACCCTCGATTACATAGAGTCCTCCTTTAGAGAGGTGTCACCCGATGTCCCTTTTCAGGTAGCCTATATGGACGACCGTATTGCCGGTCTGTACAAGAAGGAGCGCCAGATAAGCAACCTCACCACCTCCCTCAGCCTCGTAGCCATATCCCTTTCCGTACTCGGGCTGCTCGGTCTTGTATCATTTATGACCTACCGCCGCCAGAACGAGATCAGCATCCGTAAAGTATTCGGTGCCAACGTCCGGGAGATCCTGCTGCTCATAAACCGTGAGTTTATCTACCTTGTAGGCATAGCCACCCTCATAGCAGCCCCTCTTGCCTGGTTCGGCATAAATGCCTGGCTCCAGCACTTTGCCTACCACATACAGCCCGGTTGGGAGATCATTATGCTTGCCGGTGGTATAGCCCTGCTGGTAGTCATGGCCCTCGTGAGCCTTCAGTCACTGCGCACCGCCCGGCGCAATCCCGCCTCAGTACTCAGACAGGAATAA
- a CDS encoding MBOAT family protein — translation MLFNSIDFAIFLPVVFGLYWFVLNKNLKVQNLLIVVASYVFYGSWDWRFLFLIVLSTGIDYSIGIALAEEDRKGRRKLLLWCSLLANLGILGFFKYYNFFIDNFITAFTFFGSRPDVRMLDIILPVGISFYTFQTLSYTLDVYQHKMTPTRDFVAFSAFVSFFPQLVAGPIEKASHLLPQFYKKRTFDYAFAVSGARIIVWGLFKKMVVADNAAIIVDGIFTNYEAQSSLALVLGAVLFAFQIYCDFSGYSDIAIGTGRLFGFDLMTNFLFPYLSPNISEFWKRWHISLSTWFRDYVYIPLGGSRISQAVALRNIAVVFLVSGFWHGANWTFIVWGGIHAMLYIPVFMKRKASTTLATTPHMAATLGKTLINFIIVTLAWVYFRSDSVGMANDYLIRMFSGGGKAAYFLISSKYMLITAISFGSILLLLAVETYAFRRQQKEVLLDSRLLLGLCLMILFVGALKNHANFIYFQF, via the coding sequence ATGCTTTTTAATTCAATAGATTTTGCCATTTTTCTGCCGGTAGTTTTTGGGCTCTACTGGTTTGTGCTGAATAAGAACCTCAAAGTCCAGAACCTCCTTATCGTAGTGGCCAGCTACGTGTTCTATGGCTCATGGGACTGGCGCTTTCTTTTCCTTATTGTACTCAGCACAGGCATCGACTATTCCATCGGTATTGCCCTGGCAGAGGAAGATAGAAAAGGCAGACGTAAGCTCCTGCTATGGTGTAGCCTCCTCGCAAACCTCGGTATACTCGGGTTCTTTAAGTACTATAACTTCTTTATAGACAACTTCATTACCGCCTTTACATTCTTTGGCAGCCGGCCCGATGTCCGCATGCTGGATATTATTTTACCGGTGGGCATCAGTTTCTACACCTTCCAGACACTCAGCTACACCCTGGATGTCTACCAGCACAAAATGACCCCTACCCGAGACTTCGTCGCCTTCTCTGCCTTCGTTAGCTTTTTTCCCCAGTTAGTGGCAGGCCCTATTGAAAAAGCCAGCCACCTCCTCCCACAGTTCTATAAAAAGAGAACATTTGATTATGCCTTTGCCGTATCCGGAGCCAGGATCATCGTATGGGGCCTCTTCAAGAAAATGGTAGTGGCCGATAATGCCGCCATTATAGTCGATGGTATATTTACCAATTATGAAGCCCAGTCATCCCTGGCTCTTGTGCTGGGCGCAGTGCTCTTTGCCTTCCAGATATACTGCGATTTCAGCGGGTATTCAGATATTGCTATTGGTACAGGGCGCCTTTTCGGCTTCGATCTTATGACCAATTTCCTCTTTCCCTACCTCTCACCTAATATCAGTGAGTTTTGGAAACGGTGGCATATTTCCCTCTCTACCTGGTTTAGAGACTATGTATACATCCCCCTGGGAGGCAGCAGGATATCCCAGGCCGTAGCCCTGAGGAACATCGCCGTCGTATTTCTGGTAAGCGGATTCTGGCATGGAGCCAACTGGACCTTCATTGTATGGGGAGGTATACATGCCATGCTCTACATCCCCGTTTTTATGAAACGCAAGGCCAGCACCACCCTCGCCACCACGCCCCATATGGCCGCTACCCTGGGCAAGACCCTGATAAACTTCATCATTGTGACACTTGCCTGGGTTTACTTCCGGTCAGATTCAGTAGGCATGGCTAATGACTACCTGATCAGGATGTTTTCCGGTGGGGGTAAGGCAGCCTACTTCCTGATTTCCTCCAAGTACATGCTCATCACCGCGATCTCCTTTGGTTCCATACTGCTCTTACTGGCAGTGGAGACCTATGCCTTCCGCCGTCAGCAAAAAGAAGTGCTGCTGGATAGCCGCCTCCTGCTGGGCCTATGCCTCATGATACTCTTCGTCGGGGCGCTCAAAAACCACGCAAACTTCATATATTTCCAGTTTTAG
- a CDS encoding T9SS type A sorting domain-containing protein: MRLSLSVFIILIVFTSQAGAQSCPGTVYTKDWDTESLGVDPRDNTFTAADVEMRFTSIDLYGHVSLLEISNKHQGANSILWQQTITNSNEYALATIGFSQPVSGFCFSIFDIDKGSFEDSITVNGYSDGRLVSLAASDLTLGSTVVYAGSNTVMGTAFIGDASADGNATFCMPESIDSLVILYNNNTPGTFQEISIHDFYWCGSDIDYDRVLNILDGDDDNDGIPDSDESNGFDGSADADGDNLPDYLDSDHFAFIDANADGVSDFFDSDMDGVPNHLDKDSDNDGIPDAVEANGGIMPANMGNDGRYSIAYVQSNDTDADGIVNDLDLDNGGVLLADPDTDSDGVKDRLDLDSDGDGVTDVIETGGEDADGNGLIDGFSDGDKDGLASAVDNSEGGFPVIIRDFDLDTIPNYRDVDSDRDGVPDNVEAQSITAFVVASGTDTDGDGIDDSFDPDHGGAIVLQDTDGDGRYDFLDGDSDGDGIRDFVEAHDANADGIQDRNERLKDMDGDGLDNAFDPDTGGAIAVLQDTDGDGVNDWRDVDDDNDGIPTIREDANLNGEYHDDFSQGGTSPDYLFATNDMDGDGVPNTADADDNNDGIPDVEQGVGVDPGMDADGDGIANFLDPDFIHPTLGAFTDSNSDGINDIFDQDMDGIANHFDLDNDNDGISNAVEANGGTLPPNMDDSGSYTASYVSLNDLDGDGLVNDIDPDNGGTALSLPDSDGDGIADYLDIDSDADGIKDQYELANTDPDADGLPNYLDADSDGDGITDLKEGQVTTLGISPSGIDGDADGLDDAFDADRGGVAIQPVDTDQDGLADYVDTDSDNDSVMDVVEGHDADSDGVADTLPAGTDLNSNGLDDAYDTAMGGTPAALQTTGTGSEPDFRNDDDDSDGILSVDEILDADPADGISDYLQASSNPCGGGFALVNYNGNLSSIIRTNGVTGSNNTLGAPDYNGTTGSVATFGTSDWGLYDLGDFVPAGEVIRIYMVTSTGDEMLVAGTLDQVKYNGLITYQQSGGGNTYRVYNYTVAGNGTRYLYFQRNSGTIYLDAVSYSFNRCLPDTDNDGVRDEIDQDDDNDGIPDLSEVAYTADPSIDSDMDGKPNYMDSDQTGFVDSNYDGIDDQADYDLDGIPNHLDLDSDNDAVADAIEANNGILPQNMSTSTARYPFAYLQANDDDKDGLANDVESVPLSLPDTDGDGLRDLLDLDSDGDGLTDTREAGGTDINGDGKADHYGRRDKSGARITADGILTIVTDTDADGAPDYLQLDSDSDGVPDIIEGHDYNLNGFGDWDANNNMMLDGPEGSSDTDGDGLADAFDPDNSSYVGALIDGDNDGLPNFRDPDDDNDGIPTASEDGNSNGIFTDDYSNGQTGPYATTPDYLYNGLTVLPVELLYFRAEEEVSSVLLSWVTLKELHNDRFEIQRADAHLNFERIGEVQGVAYSDEAVFYEYSDNAPMAGTNYYRLRQVDFDGTAVYSEVVRVDITLPRISSEAQVYPNPYAGYGNLTLVVDNMSVNTLVNVSITDGSGRMVTSLSLLSNADSKVTLQPDMLPVQNGAYMITWEINGSIYHKRLIINR, translated from the coding sequence ATGAGGCTATCATTATCTGTTTTCATCATACTTATCGTATTTACCTCTCAGGCCGGTGCCCAATCATGTCCGGGCACTGTATATACCAAAGACTGGGATACCGAGAGCCTGGGAGTTGACCCCAGGGACAATACATTCACAGCCGCAGACGTGGAAATGCGGTTCACATCCATTGACCTCTACGGTCATGTCAGCCTGTTAGAAATCTCAAATAAACATCAGGGCGCCAATAGCATTCTATGGCAGCAAACCATTACAAACTCTAACGAATACGCACTGGCTACCATTGGATTCAGTCAACCCGTAAGTGGTTTCTGCTTTTCCATTTTTGATATTGATAAAGGCTCTTTCGAGGACTCCATCACCGTAAACGGATACTCAGACGGCAGGCTGGTATCACTGGCCGCCTCAGACCTTACACTCGGCTCCACGGTAGTTTACGCGGGAAGTAATACCGTTATGGGCACCGCCTTTATCGGCGATGCCAGCGCAGACGGAAACGCCACCTTCTGTATGCCCGAGTCTATCGATTCATTAGTCATATTATATAATAACAACACCCCCGGTACCTTTCAGGAGATCAGTATTCATGATTTTTACTGGTGTGGCTCAGATATAGATTATGACAGAGTACTTAATATACTGGATGGTGATGACGATAATGACGGTATCCCTGACAGTGATGAGAGCAATGGCTTTGATGGCTCCGCAGATGCTGATGGTGATAACCTGCCTGATTATCTCGATAGCGATCATTTTGCCTTCATAGATGCCAATGCAGACGGCGTTAGCGACTTTTTCGATTCTGACATGGATGGCGTGCCAAACCATCTGGATAAAGACTCTGATAACGATGGTATACCTGACGCGGTAGAGGCCAATGGAGGCATTATGCCTGCAAACATGGGCAATGATGGCCGGTACAGCATTGCCTACGTACAGAGCAATGACACCGATGCCGATGGTATCGTAAACGACCTTGATCTGGATAACGGCGGTGTACTTCTGGCAGATCCGGATACAGACTCTGATGGAGTGAAAGACCGCCTTGACCTGGACAGCGATGGTGACGGTGTAACAGATGTGATCGAGACAGGAGGAGAGGACGCCGACGGAAACGGATTGATCGATGGCTTCAGCGATGGCGATAAGGACGGCCTCGCCTCCGCTGTAGATAACTCCGAAGGCGGGTTCCCGGTGATCATTCGCGATTTTGACCTCGATACTATTCCTAACTACAGGGATGTGGACTCCGACAGAGATGGCGTGCCTGATAATGTGGAAGCCCAGAGCATTACTGCCTTTGTGGTGGCTTCCGGAACCGATACAGACGGCGATGGAATAGATGACAGTTTCGACCCCGACCATGGCGGTGCCATAGTGCTTCAGGATACCGATGGTGACGGACGCTATGACTTTTTGGATGGCGACAGTGACGGAGATGGAATAAGAGACTTTGTAGAAGCTCATGATGCCAATGCAGACGGTATTCAGGATAGAAATGAGCGATTGAAAGACATGGATGGTGACGGCCTGGATAATGCATTTGACCCTGATACCGGCGGTGCCATAGCTGTACTGCAGGATACTGATGGCGACGGAGTTAATGACTGGCGTGATGTGGATGATGATAACGACGGTATACCTACAATAAGGGAAGATGCCAATCTAAATGGCGAATATCATGATGATTTTTCCCAGGGAGGTACCTCTCCTGACTACCTGTTTGCCACAAATGATATGGATGGTGACGGTGTTCCTAATACAGCAGACGCAGATGATAATAACGATGGTATACCTGATGTGGAGCAAGGCGTTGGGGTAGATCCGGGTATGGATGCAGATGGTGACGGGATAGCCAACTTCCTGGACCCGGATTTTATCCACCCAACCCTGGGAGCCTTTACAGACAGCAACTCAGATGGCATCAATGACATCTTTGACCAGGACATGGATGGCATTGCCAATCATTTCGACCTGGATAACGATAACGACGGTATCTCAAACGCCGTAGAGGCAAACGGCGGAACCTTACCGCCCAATATGGATGACAGTGGTAGCTACACAGCCTCATACGTCTCTTTAAATGATCTTGATGGAGATGGCCTGGTAAATGACATTGATCCCGATAATGGCGGCACAGCCCTCAGCTTACCGGATAGTGACGGAGACGGTATCGCAGATTACCTTGACATTGATTCCGACGCAGATGGCATAAAAGACCAGTACGAACTGGCCAATACTGATCCCGATGCTGATGGACTACCAAACTACCTCGATGCTGATAGCGACGGGGATGGAATCACCGACCTCAAAGAAGGGCAGGTCACTACCCTCGGAATAAGTCCGTCAGGCATAGATGGCGATGCAGATGGCCTCGACGATGCCTTTGACGCTGATAGGGGAGGGGTAGCCATCCAGCCTGTGGATACTGACCAGGACGGTTTAGCTGACTATGTGGATACCGATTCCGATAACGACTCTGTGATGGATGTAGTAGAAGGGCATGACGCTGATAGCGACGGTGTAGCCGATACGCTACCGGCAGGTACCGACCTTAACAGCAATGGACTGGATGATGCGTACGATACCGCTATGGGAGGAACCCCCGCCGCCCTGCAGACTACCGGTACAGGGTCTGAGCCTGACTTCAGAAACGATGATGATGACAGCGATGGCATACTATCAGTAGATGAAATACTGGATGCTGACCCCGCCGACGGCATTAGTGATTATCTGCAGGCATCTTCTAACCCTTGTGGGGGTGGGTTTGCACTCGTAAATTATAACGGAAACCTCTCTTCTATAATTAGAACAAATGGCGTTACCGGATCAAATAATACCCTTGGCGCGCCTGACTATAATGGTACTACCGGGTCAGTCGCCACATTTGGCACCAGTGACTGGGGACTGTATGATCTTGGAGACTTTGTGCCTGCCGGAGAAGTGATAAGAATATACATGGTCACCAGCACAGGCGATGAAATGCTCGTAGCAGGTACCCTCGATCAGGTAAAATATAATGGCCTCATCACCTATCAGCAGAGTGGTGGCGGAAACACCTACAGAGTATATAACTATACCGTGGCCGGCAATGGCACCAGGTACCTCTACTTCCAGCGTAACAGCGGCACCATATACCTTGACGCCGTAAGCTATTCCTTTAACAGATGCCTGCCTGATACCGATAATGACGGTGTAAGGGACGAGATAGACCAGGATGATGATAACGATGGTATTCCCGATCTGTCCGAAGTAGCTTATACGGCCGATCCTTCAATAGACAGCGACATGGATGGTAAACCCAACTACATGGATTCTGATCAGACCGGTTTTGTCGATAGCAATTACGACGGCATAGACGATCAGGCAGACTATGACCTTGATGGCATACCTAATCATCTTGACCTCGATTCTGATAATGATGCTGTGGCAGATGCCATTGAGGCCAATAACGGTATATTACCACAAAACATGTCCACCAGCACCGCCAGGTACCCCTTTGCCTACCTGCAGGCTAATGACGATGACAAAGACGGACTTGCCAATGATGTGGAATCTGTGCCTCTGAGCCTGCCCGATACAGACGGTGATGGGTTACGTGATCTTCTCGACCTCGACTCTGATGGAGATGGCCTCACCGATACCAGAGAAGCAGGGGGAACAGATATCAACGGCGATGGTAAGGCAGATCACTACGGAAGAAGGGACAAATCCGGAGCCAGAATTACGGCTGATGGCATCTTAACCATAGTCACAGACACCGATGCTGATGGCGCACCCGATTACCTGCAGCTAGACTCGGATTCAGACGGTGTGCCCGATATAATAGAAGGTCATGACTATAACCTGAATGGGTTTGGTGACTGGGATGCCAATAACAATATGATGCTCGATGGCCCCGAGGGAAGCTCCGATACCGATGGTGACGGGCTGGCCGATGCCTTCGACCCTGACAATAGCTCATATGTAGGGGCACTGATAGATGGAGATAACGATGGGCTGCCCAATTTCAGAGACCCGGACGATGATAACGATGGCATTCCTACCGCATCAGAGGACGGAAATAGCAATGGTATATTTACCGATGATTACTCTAATGGTCAGACCGGACCCTATGCCACTACACCCGATTACCTCTATAACGGACTTACCGTCCTGCCTGTAGAGCTTCTCTACTTCAGAGCAGAAGAGGAGGTTAGTAGTGTACTATTGAGCTGGGTTACGCTAAAAGAACTGCACAATGACCGCTTTGAGATTCAAAGGGCCGATGCCCACCTCAATTTTGAAAGAATTGGTGAGGTACAGGGAGTGGCATATAGCGATGAGGCCGTGTTTTACGAATATTCTGATAATGCACCTATGGCCGGTACGAATTACTACAGGCTCAGGCAGGTGGATTTTGATGGCACCGCAGTGTACTCTGAGGTTGTAAGGGTAGACATTACCCTGCCGCGCATCAGTTCCGAAGCACAGGTTTACCCTAATCCCTATGCTGGCTACGGCAACCTTACCCTCGTCGTCGATAATATGTCAGTCAATACACTCGTCAATGTGTCAATCACAGATGGTAGTGGCAGGATGGTAACAAGCCTTTCCCTCCTGTCAAATGCTGACAGCAAGGTAACGCTGCAACCCGATATGCTTCCGGTGCAAAACGGAGCCTATATGATCACATGGGAGATAAACGGATCGATATATCACAAAAGATTAATAATCAACAGATAG
- a CDS encoding YciI family protein, producing the protein MKNLSVSLILLAATLFCLNACDTTGTGEQQEPPASDSTAQAETEAAPTSGYDSLKAKAYGADDYGMRKYVIAFLKKGPNREQDSVKAAELQIAHMKNISRLAEENKLVLAGPFFGDGEMRGIYVFAVNSIEEAQALTNTDPAVQSGSLEMELKEWYGSAALMGLNEVHASLSKSEITD; encoded by the coding sequence ATGAAAAATTTATCCGTCTCCCTCATACTGCTGGCAGCGACACTCTTTTGTCTGAATGCCTGCGACACCACCGGTACCGGAGAGCAGCAGGAGCCTCCTGCCAGTGATAGTACTGCCCAAGCTGAAACTGAAGCGGCCCCTACGTCAGGCTATGACTCGCTCAAAGCCAAAGCTTACGGAGCAGATGATTATGGTATGCGTAAATATGTGATCGCTTTCCTGAAAAAGGGGCCTAACCGTGAGCAGGACTCTGTGAAAGCCGCCGAACTGCAGATTGCCCATATGAAAAACATCTCACGCCTGGCCGAAGAGAATAAGCTGGTCCTGGCAGGCCCCTTCTTTGGAGACGGCGAAATGCGGGGCATATATGTATTTGCCGTTAACAGCATAGAAGAGGCCCAAGCCCTTACCAATACTGACCCGGCCGTACAGTCCGGCAGCCTGGAAATGGAGCTCAAAGAGTGGTACGGCTCGGCCGCCCTTATGGGGCTTAATGAGGTGCATGCCTCGCTAAGCAAATCAGAAATTACCGACTAG
- a CDS encoding PadR family transcriptional regulator, giving the protein MNLGYLEETILLLVMLMEEDAYAYAVSKEYEEQTGKGISISAVHTVLTRLEKKGLIESDMGGATDERGGRRKRIFRATPAGRETAEAHKAARFRLWNQIPGMDPR; this is encoded by the coding sequence ATGAACCTCGGTTATCTTGAAGAGACTATTCTCCTCCTCGTTATGCTCATGGAAGAAGATGCCTACGCTTATGCCGTAAGTAAAGAATACGAAGAGCAAACCGGAAAGGGCATCAGCATTAGCGCCGTACATACCGTACTGACCCGGCTGGAAAAGAAAGGCCTTATTGAAAGCGATATGGGAGGCGCCACCGACGAAAGAGGAGGGAGGCGAAAGCGCATATTCAGAGCCACACCCGCCGGGCGTGAAACGGCCGAGGCCCATAAAGCAGCCCGCTTCAGGCTATGGAATCAAATACCCGGCATGGATCCCCGCTAA